A window from Deltaproteobacteria bacterium encodes these proteins:
- a CDS encoding cyclic nucleotide-binding domain-containing protein, whose translation MSPNGEIDVPKGTVLFRQGDPSDSMFVVAAGRVRLTLGGGAEIQEIGTVGPGEFFGEVSLITGGERSASAEVIEDSRLLVIDRDAFHMLLQDDLATVTRMLSEQGVRLSRTNDPIQEGLQRLARVRLIARGLREVGAEMRLPARIPSAALAIVFGTSPDALAGIVREVVGCGGGTWDGETWTIATRGEVDALLGALVTFAG comes from the coding sequence ATGAGCCCGAACGGCGAGATCGACGTTCCGAAGGGAACCGTTCTCTTCCGGCAGGGAGATCCGAGTGACTCGATGTTCGTCGTCGCGGCCGGCCGCGTGCGCCTCACCCTCGGGGGCGGCGCCGAGATCCAGGAGATCGGTACGGTTGGCCCGGGCGAGTTCTTCGGTGAGGTCTCGCTCATCACCGGCGGCGAGCGCAGCGCGTCGGCGGAGGTGATCGAGGACAGCCGCTTGCTCGTCATCGACCGCGACGCGTTCCACATGTTGCTCCAGGACGACCTCGCCACCGTCACCCGCATGCTGAGCGAGCAGGGCGTGCGATTGAGCCGCACGAACGATCCGATCCAGGAGGGATTGCAGCGGCTCGCGCGCGTCCGCCTGATCGCGCGCGGCCTGCGCGAGGTCGGCGCCGAGATGCGCCTGCCCGCGCGGATCCCGAGCGCGGCGCTTGCGATCGTGTTCGGGACGTCGCCCGATGCTCTCGCCGGGATCGTGCGCGAAGTCGTCGGTTGCGGCGGCGGCACCTGGGACGGCGAGACGTGGACGATCGCGACGCGCGGCGAGGTCGACGCGCTGCTCGGCGCGCTCGTCACCTTCGCCGGGTGA
- a CDS encoding class I SAM-dependent methyltransferase, which yields MTGPTTNAPLADLAARMEAGGANLTVEAPAGARLAIGADPDRARVVFRNERALGALLRGDHLALAEAYLRGEVDLAGDLSQVLRVTDFLDMGKPSRLRERAHWLRYLVDRRRLDRRSVAAHYDRPPEFFLAWLDPSRSYTHGFYASADDSLEAAQRRKLQYAIDALGLRPGMDALDVGCGWGSFLEYAGARGIRVHGITLSRAQHDFVAERIRAHGLPCTVTLVDFFDYRPPLAFDGAVFMGSLEHIPDHRSVAAFLARHLKPAARVYADFVTTREGRLAGAFLRKYIFPGVTGYVELGRLVGALGRAGFDPSAIGDDTLSSAWTVRDWARELQRHGERLAERHGAVAVRAFLLYLWSSHHFLATGRTQAYHLVAGREP from the coding sequence TTGACGGGGCCGACGACGAACGCGCCGCTCGCCGACCTCGCCGCGCGCATGGAGGCGGGCGGCGCGAACCTGACCGTCGAGGCGCCCGCCGGCGCGCGGCTCGCGATCGGCGCCGACCCGGACCGCGCGCGGGTGGTGTTCCGGAACGAGCGCGCGCTCGGTGCGCTGCTGCGTGGCGACCACCTGGCGCTCGCGGAAGCGTATCTGCGCGGCGAGGTCGACCTCGCGGGTGACTTGAGCCAGGTGCTCCGCGTCACCGACTTCCTCGACATGGGGAAGCCCTCGCGCCTGCGGGAGAGGGCGCACTGGCTCCGGTACCTCGTCGACCGCCGGCGCCTGGACCGCCGCTCGGTCGCGGCCCACTACGACCGGCCGCCGGAGTTCTTCCTCGCGTGGCTCGATCCCTCGCGCTCGTACACGCACGGCTTCTACGCCTCGGCCGACGACTCGCTCGAGGCGGCGCAGCGGCGCAAGCTGCAGTACGCGATCGACGCGCTCGGGCTCCGCCCGGGCATGGACGCGCTCGACGTCGGCTGCGGCTGGGGCTCGTTCCTCGAGTACGCGGGGGCGCGGGGCATCCGCGTCCACGGCATCACGCTCTCGCGCGCCCAGCACGACTTCGTCGCCGAGCGCATCCGCGCGCACGGCCTGCCGTGCACGGTGACGCTCGTCGACTTCTTCGACTATCGGCCGCCGCTTGCGTTCGACGGTGCGGTGTTCATGGGGAGCCTCGAGCACATCCCGGACCACCGCTCCGTCGCGGCTTTCCTCGCCCGCCATTTGAAACCGGCGGCGCGTGTGTATGCCGACTTCGTGACGACACGGGAGGGGCGCCTGGCGGGGGCCTTCCTGCGCAAGTACATCTTCCCCGGCGTCACCGGCTACGTGGAGCTCGGGCGGCTCGTCGGCGCGCTCGGGCGGGCGGGCTTCGATCCGTCGGCGATCGGCGACGACACGCTCAGCAGCGCGTGGACGGTCCGCGACTGGGCGAGGGAGCTGCAACGCCATGGCGAACGTCTTGCGGAACGTCATGGTGCGGTCGCGGTGCGCGCCTTCCTTCTCTATCTCTGGAGCTCGCACCACTTCCTCGCGACGGGTCGGACCCAGGCCTACCATCTGGTCGCGGGTCGCGAGCCGTAG
- a CDS encoding acyl-CoA dehydrogenase family protein: MDLVLNEEQEMLARSAREFVSGRSSLRRVRQLRDGEDADGFSRDLWREMAALGWLGITVPEEFGGAGLGWTDQMVVLEEMGRGLMPEPFTSTVLLGATALLLGGSAAQKEEHLPAIAGGARLVAVAYQEAGSRYDASKVATGAVKSATGFTITGEKIQVLDGHVADHLVVSARTSGASGDVNGITLLLVPADTPGVTIARQSRIDGRNAALVRFDGVEIGADAALGEVGGGGALLGRVLDRARIGLSAEMLGSMRAAFEMTNDYLKTRIQFGVPIGSFQALKHRAAKMYIELELSRSAVMGAHRALDERRDDATIAKLASLAKARCSDAFVLIGNECVQMHGGIGVTDEHDIGLFFKRARVAEATFGDAAFHRDRSACLEGY, from the coding sequence ATGGATCTGGTCCTGAACGAAGAGCAGGAGATGCTCGCGCGGAGCGCGCGCGAGTTCGTGAGCGGGCGCTCGTCGCTCCGGCGGGTGCGGCAGCTTCGCGACGGCGAAGACGCCGACGGCTTCTCGCGCGACCTCTGGCGCGAGATGGCGGCGCTCGGCTGGCTCGGAATCACCGTCCCCGAGGAGTTCGGAGGCGCCGGGCTCGGCTGGACGGACCAGATGGTCGTGCTCGAGGAGATGGGCCGCGGCCTCATGCCGGAGCCGTTCACCTCGACGGTGCTGCTCGGCGCGACGGCGCTCCTCCTCGGCGGCAGCGCCGCGCAGAAGGAGGAGCATCTACCGGCGATCGCCGGTGGCGCGCGGCTCGTCGCGGTCGCGTACCAGGAGGCCGGCAGCCGCTACGACGCGAGCAAGGTCGCGACCGGGGCGGTGAAGAGCGCCACGGGGTTCACGATCACGGGCGAGAAGATCCAGGTGCTCGACGGGCACGTCGCGGACCACCTCGTGGTGTCGGCGCGCACGTCGGGGGCGAGCGGCGACGTGAACGGCATCACCCTCCTCCTCGTTCCGGCCGACACTCCCGGCGTGACGATCGCGCGCCAGTCGCGCATCGACGGACGGAACGCGGCGCTCGTGCGCTTCGACGGGGTCGAGATCGGCGCCGACGCGGCGCTCGGCGAGGTCGGCGGCGGCGGCGCTCTCCTCGGTCGCGTGCTCGACCGCGCGCGCATCGGGCTCTCGGCCGAGATGCTCGGCTCGATGCGGGCCGCCTTCGAGATGACGAACGACTATCTCAAGACCCGCATCCAGTTCGGCGTCCCGATCGGGAGCTTCCAGGCCCTCAAGCATCGCGCGGCCAAGATGTACATCGAGCTCGAGCTCTCGCGATCGGCCGTCATGGGCGCGCACCGGGCGCTCGACGAGCGGAGAGACGACGCCACGATCGCCAAGCTCGCCAGCCTCGCCAAGGCCCGTTGTTCCGACGCCTTCGTGCTGATCGGGAACGAGTGCGTGCAGATGCACGGCGGGATCGGCGTCACCGACGAGCACGACATCGGCCTCTTCTTCAAGCGCGCCCGGGTCGCGGAGGCGACGTTCGGCGACGCCGCGTTCCATCGCGACCGCAGCGCGTGTCTCGAAGGGTATTGA
- a CDS encoding ABC transporter ATP-binding protein — protein MEDLTRAFGERLAVSHVSLTIGEGEIFGMLGPNGSGKTTLIRMLCGLLVPTSGRAIVGGCDVTREPERVKRLIGYVSQKFSLYPDLTIRENLDFFGDVYDVARDVADERKRELVRLCGLEGRERQIAGSLSGGLKQRLALACALIHRPRILFLDEPTAGVDPVARRLLWDLLFQLAEQGTTLFVTTHYMDEAERCTQAAYIYYGNLLVSGDPNSMKQEEIAATNRRLEIMCHPLMPALASLRNAPFVDDVSVFGQALHVRLRDVPPEPQNADGFATFAAAAQRAVVMDALRKHLLAARIEVRAIRSVYPSLEDIFVSFTRRMDHETASGR, from the coding sequence ATCGAGGACCTGACGCGCGCCTTCGGCGAGCGCCTCGCCGTGTCGCACGTGAGCCTGACGATCGGCGAGGGCGAGATCTTCGGGATGCTCGGGCCGAACGGCTCCGGCAAGACGACGCTCATCCGCATGCTCTGCGGGCTCCTCGTGCCGACCTCGGGCCGCGCGATCGTCGGCGGCTGCGACGTCACACGCGAGCCCGAGCGCGTGAAGCGCCTGATCGGCTACGTCTCGCAGAAGTTCAGCCTGTACCCGGACCTCACGATCCGGGAGAACCTCGATTTCTTCGGCGACGTGTACGACGTCGCGCGCGACGTCGCCGACGAGCGCAAGCGCGAGCTCGTCCGCCTCTGCGGCCTCGAGGGCCGCGAGCGGCAGATCGCGGGAAGCCTCTCGGGCGGCTTGAAGCAACGTCTGGCGCTCGCGTGCGCGTTGATCCACCGGCCGCGCATCCTCTTCCTCGACGAGCCGACGGCCGGCGTCGACCCGGTCGCGCGCCGGCTCCTCTGGGACCTCCTCTTCCAGCTCGCCGAGCAGGGCACGACGCTCTTCGTCACCACGCACTACATGGACGAGGCCGAGCGTTGCACCCAGGCCGCCTACATCTACTACGGGAATCTCCTCGTGAGCGGCGACCCGAACTCGATGAAGCAGGAAGAGATCGCGGCGACGAATCGCCGCCTCGAGATCATGTGCCACCCGCTCATGCCGGCCCTGGCGTCGCTGCGAAACGCGCCCTTCGTCGACGACGTGAGCGTCTTCGGGCAGGCCCTGCACGTCCGCCTGCGCGACGTCCCGCCCGAGCCGCAGAACGCCGACGGCTTCGCGACGTTCGCGGCCGCCGCGCAGCGCGCCGTCGTGATGGACGCGCTCCGCAAACACCTGCTCGCGGCGCGGATCGAGGTGCGCGCGATCCGCTCGGTGTACCCCAGCCTCGAGGACATCTTCGTGTCCTTCACGCGCCGCATGGACCACGAGACGGCGTCAGGCCGCTGA
- a CDS encoding ABC transporter permease, whose translation MRSLQAMIRKEFVHIARDPQLIGFVIGLPILLLVLFGYALRLRPDNLTVAVWDREKSFFSVSVKDRLADEGKLKVVEVDSEETIRAWLKDGRARLGLVIPTGFSQRLADNQQTPFGLLVDGSMPTLAQAGLFGARVLTGEEASEALRFDDPDHPTPPTRKPPIKIVEEILFNPELRDSDFFLPGTIGIVIMLVTLTLSSGLVREKEQQTIEQLLVTPISPGALIIGKMLPYGFIAALDFVVAVVLARVVFALPFRGSVLGVVVLAALFILALLALGALISTLSETQIQANFMAVFVIVPSVLMSGFVFPIEAMPYWLRPVAWSLPMTYFVEASRGLTLKGASIAELGRDFAALVTFVVVLGAVSVVRFRKTLS comes from the coding sequence ATGCGCTCGCTCCAGGCGATGATCCGCAAGGAGTTCGTGCACATCGCGCGCGACCCGCAGCTGATCGGCTTCGTGATCGGGCTCCCCATCCTGCTGCTCGTGCTGTTCGGCTATGCGCTCCGGCTCCGCCCCGACAACCTCACGGTCGCGGTCTGGGACCGGGAGAAGAGCTTCTTCAGCGTGAGCGTGAAGGACCGGCTCGCCGACGAGGGCAAGCTCAAGGTCGTGGAGGTGGATTCCGAGGAGACGATCCGCGCCTGGCTGAAGGACGGCCGGGCGCGGCTCGGGCTCGTCATTCCGACCGGCTTCTCGCAGCGCCTCGCCGACAACCAGCAGACGCCCTTCGGCCTGCTCGTCGACGGCAGCATGCCGACGCTCGCGCAAGCGGGGCTCTTCGGCGCCCGCGTGCTCACGGGGGAAGAGGCGTCGGAGGCGCTCCGCTTCGACGATCCCGATCACCCGACGCCGCCGACCCGCAAGCCGCCGATCAAGATCGTCGAGGAGATCCTCTTCAACCCGGAGCTCCGCGACTCCGATTTCTTCCTGCCGGGCACGATCGGCATCGTCATCATGCTGGTCACGCTCACGCTCTCGTCGGGGCTCGTGCGCGAGAAGGAGCAGCAGACGATCGAGCAGCTCCTCGTGACGCCGATCTCCCCCGGCGCCCTCATCATCGGAAAGATGCTGCCGTACGGCTTCATCGCCGCCCTCGACTTCGTGGTCGCCGTCGTGCTCGCGCGCGTCGTGTTCGCGCTGCCGTTCCGCGGCTCGGTGCTCGGCGTCGTCGTGCTCGCGGCGCTCTTCATCCTGGCTCTGCTCGCCCTCGGCGCCCTCATCTCGACGCTCTCGGAGACGCAGATCCAGGCGAACTTCATGGCGGTCTTCGTGATCGTGCCGTCGGTCCTGATGTCCGGCTTCGTCTTTCCGATCGAGGCCATGCCGTACTGGCTTCGGCCGGTCGCCTGGAGTCTCCCCATGACCTATTTCGTCGAGGCGAGCCGCGGGCTCACGTTGAAGGGGGCGTCGATCGCGGAGCTCGGGCGGGACTTCGCGGCGCTCGTCACCTTCGTTGTTGTCCTTGGCGCCGTCAGCGTCGTCCGCTTCCGGAAGACGCTCTCATGA
- a CDS encoding cyclic nucleotide-binding domain-containing protein, producing MSGRRAVGVARLLRRVPLFHDVPAPMLRALAGEGALRIVGAGRCVVAELEPGEEALVVLRGTGTATVGGLGDDAPLALAEVGPGDCIGEMALFTGELRSATVTATTRMLLLAIDHARFDELLRRYPPAAARLAAVLAARHRDNQRVLATVLDPTSDDAARRGALRNADGGDARPERPRRFTAAARVAWRELVVRHRRELPFLMLGAFAATLLGVRGAIGLARRVALAPTVESLLRASYVSGVVLLCVAGTVSLLYFRPRLRRTLAILYGTGLALLVNALPVLLTFDLFYRDMVTPDPNLAFSVDVLYDRAEGANAAFVAAALLFQAVYLRRFHRRVAQLLADALRRRAAPAPPLTPPTVGT from the coding sequence GTGAGCGGGCGTCGCGCCGTCGGCGTGGCCCGGCTGCTCCGTCGCGTCCCGCTCTTCCACGACGTCCCCGCGCCGATGTTGCGGGCGCTCGCCGGGGAGGGCGCGCTCCGCATCGTCGGCGCCGGCCGCTGCGTCGTGGCCGAGCTCGAGCCCGGCGAGGAGGCGCTCGTGGTGCTACGCGGCACCGGCACGGCGACCGTCGGCGGCCTCGGCGACGACGCGCCCCTCGCGCTCGCCGAGGTCGGTCCGGGCGACTGTATCGGCGAGATGGCGCTCTTCACGGGCGAGCTGCGCTCGGCGACCGTCACCGCCACCACCCGCATGCTGCTGCTCGCGATCGACCACGCGCGCTTCGACGAGCTGTTGCGCCGCTACCCGCCGGCCGCCGCCCGCCTCGCGGCCGTCCTCGCGGCGCGCCACCGCGACAACCAGCGGGTGCTCGCGACCGTGCTCGACCCGACGAGCGACGACGCCGCGCGCCGCGGCGCGCTCCGCAACGCCGACGGCGGCGACGCCCGGCCCGAGCGTCCGCGCCGCTTCACGGCGGCGGCGCGCGTCGCCTGGCGCGAGCTCGTCGTACGGCACCGTCGGGAGCTGCCGTTCCTCATGCTCGGCGCCTTCGCGGCGACGCTCCTCGGCGTGCGCGGAGCGATCGGGCTCGCGCGCCGGGTCGCGCTCGCCCCGACCGTCGAGTCGCTGCTGCGCGCGAGCTACGTGAGCGGCGTCGTGCTGCTCTGCGTCGCCGGCACCGTCTCGCTGCTCTACTTCCGGCCCCGCCTCCGCCGGACCCTCGCCATTCTCTACGGCACCGGGCTCGCGCTCCTCGTGAACGCCCTCCCGGTGCTCCTCACCTTCGACCTCTTCTATCGCGACATGGTGACGCCCGACCCGAACCTCGCGTTCTCCGTCGACGTGCTCTACGACCGCGCCGAGGGCGCGAACGCCGCGTTCGTCGCCGCGGCGCTGCTCTTCCAGGCGGTGTACCTCCGCCGCTTCCATCGCCGGGTGGCGCAGCTACTGGCGGACGCGCTCCGCCGGCGCGCCGCGCCGGCACCGCCGTTGACCCCGCCGACGGTGGGCACGTAG
- a CDS encoding acyl-CoA dehydrogenase family protein, protein MADLEQFRADARQWLEKSAPPEMRVPPKSQDEICWGGRRASASYPAPVLRWLAVMAERGWTAPTWPREYGGGGLSKQEAKALAEEMAKLRLRPPLTGFGLSMIGPLLLQEGSEELRKEHLPSIIQGKIRWCQGYSEPGSGSDLASLQTKAVRDGDVYVLNGQKVWTSYADKADWMFILVRTDFQAPKHNGITFLLMDMTSPGVGVKPIKLISGYSPFCETFLSDVRVPVKNVVGQVNAGWTMAKALLGHERTMIADAFKERDDARKLVDLARRHLGDDGGKVADAIMRDRITQVEMDQACLDLTLARARDGMKAGHKPGPETSIFKYYGTELNMRRRELMVSVCGPQGLGWEGPGFDEDELKMTRDWLRSRGNSIEGGTSEIQLNIIAKRVLGLPD, encoded by the coding sequence ATGGCCGATCTCGAACAGTTCCGTGCCGACGCGCGCCAGTGGCTCGAGAAGAGCGCGCCGCCGGAGATGCGCGTGCCGCCCAAGTCGCAGGACGAGATTTGCTGGGGCGGACGGAGAGCGTCCGCCTCCTACCCCGCCCCGGTACTGCGCTGGCTCGCGGTCATGGCGGAGCGCGGTTGGACCGCGCCGACGTGGCCGAGGGAATACGGCGGCGGCGGGCTCTCGAAGCAGGAGGCGAAGGCGCTCGCCGAGGAGATGGCGAAGCTCCGCCTGCGGCCGCCCCTCACCGGCTTCGGGCTCTCGATGATCGGACCGCTCCTCCTGCAGGAAGGCAGCGAGGAACTCCGCAAGGAGCACCTGCCGTCGATCATCCAGGGGAAGATCCGCTGGTGTCAGGGCTACTCCGAGCCCGGCTCCGGCTCCGATCTCGCGAGCCTGCAGACGAAGGCCGTCCGCGACGGCGACGTCTACGTGCTGAACGGGCAGAAGGTCTGGACCTCCTACGCCGACAAGGCCGACTGGATGTTCATCCTCGTCCGCACCGACTTCCAGGCGCCGAAGCACAACGGCATCACGTTCCTCTTGATGGACATGACGTCGCCCGGCGTCGGCGTGAAGCCGATCAAGCTCATCAGCGGCTACTCGCCCTTCTGCGAGACCTTCCTCTCCGACGTGCGGGTGCCCGTGAAAAACGTCGTCGGGCAGGTGAACGCGGGCTGGACGATGGCGAAGGCGCTCCTCGGCCACGAGCGTACGATGATCGCCGACGCGTTCAAGGAGCGCGACGACGCGCGGAAGCTCGTCGATCTGGCGCGGCGGCACCTCGGGGACGACGGCGGGAAGGTCGCGGACGCGATCATGCGAGACCGGATCACGCAGGTGGAGATGGACCAGGCCTGCCTCGACCTCACGCTCGCGCGCGCGCGCGACGGCATGAAGGCGGGCCACAAGCCCGGCCCCGAGACCTCGATCTTCAAGTACTACGGCACCGAGCTCAACATGCGCCGCCGCGAGCTCATGGTGAGCGTCTGCGGGCCGCAGGGGCTCGGCTGGGAAGGGCCCGGCTTCGACGAGGACGAGCTCAAGATGACGCGCGACTGGCTGCGCTCACGCGGCAACTCGATCGAGGGCGGCACCTCGGAGATCCAGCTCAACATCATCGCCAAGCGCGTGCTCGGCTTGCCGGACTAG